A region of Panthera uncia isolate 11264 chromosome D4, Puncia_PCG_1.0, whole genome shotgun sequence DNA encodes the following proteins:
- the LOC125926223 gene encoding LOW QUALITY PROTEIN: bile acid-CoA:amino acid N-acyltransferase-like (The sequence of the model RefSeq protein was modified relative to this genomic sequence to represent the inferred CDS: substituted 1 base at 1 genomic stop codon) has protein sequence MIQLTATPASTLTDEPVHIRATGLCPSQIVIFQATLEDEKGNLFHSQAYYKASEVGEVDLDHAPSLGGDYIEVHPMGLFWSLKPEKFLTKLMKRDVMTSPFLVQIKLYDSNLPLAQIAATDPKVSVTLERXYRAPGVTRIQVQEGHLRGALFLPPGEGRFPGVIDLFADIGGLIEYRASLLASHGFAALALAYCDYEDLPLHPEKIELEYFEEAVNFLLRHPKVLGPGIGIVSISKGAEIGLSMAIHLKQVIATVLINGPNFVFSTPQVYRGQISQPLSFSPQLVSINALGLAQFQYCFEEARSKASETFFLPLEKAQGHFLFIVGEDDKSINSKAYAEQATEQLRRNGKDNWTLLSYPGAGHMLEPPYSPLCCASKLSKLHLFMQWGGEVTLHAAAQEHSWKEIQKFLKKHLIPVVTSQL, from the exons ATGATTCAGCTGACAGCTACCCCTGCAAGCACACTCACTGATGAGCCAGTGCACATCCGTGCTACAGGCCTGTGTCCCTCTCAGATAGTGATTTTTCAGGCAACACTAGAAGATGAAAAGGGGAACCTGTTTCATTCTCAAGCCTACTATAAGGCCAGTGAAGTTGGTGAGGTAGACCTGGATCATGCTCCTTCACTTGGAGGTGACTATATAGAGGTCCACCCCATGGGTCTCTTCTGGTCCCTGAAAcctgaaaaatttttaactaaattgATGAAAAGAGATGTGATGACTAGCCCCTTCCTGGTCCAGATAAAACTTTATGATTCAAATTTACCATTAGCCCAGATTGCCGCCACTGATCCAAAAGTCAGCGTGACTTTGGAGAGGTGATACAGAGCACCTGGTGTCACACGGATCCAAGTTCAAGAAGGCCACCTTCGGGGagccctctttctccctcctg gagaGGGCCGTTTCCCAGGGGTAATTGACTTGTTTGCTGATATTGGTGGGCTGATTGAATACCGAGCCAGTCTCCTGGCCAGTCATGGCTTTGCTGCGTTGGCCTTGGCCTACTGTGACTATGAAGATCTGCCTTTACACCCAGAAAAAATAGAGTTAGAATATTTTGAAGAAGCTGTCAACTTTCTCCTGAGACATCCGAAG gtCCTTGGCCCAGGCATTGGGATAGTTTCCATAAGCAAAGGAGCAGAGATTGGACTCTCCATGGCTATTCACCTAAAACAGGTCATAGCCACCGTGCTTATTAATGGACCCAACTTTGTATTTAGCACTCCACAGGTGTATCGCGGTCAAATTAGTCAGCCCTTGTCCTTCTCCCCACAGTTAGTATCTATCAATGCCTTAGGGTTAGCACAGTTCCAGTATTGTTTTGAGGAAGCTAGAAGTAAAGCCAGTGAgaccttttttctcccccttgaaAAGGCCCAGGGACATTTCCTCTTCATTGTGGGAGAAGATGATAAGAGTATCAACAGCAAAGCATATGCTGAGCAAGCCACAGAACAGTTGAGGAGAAATGGGAAGGACAATTGGACCCTGCTATCTTACCCTGGGGCAGGCCACATGTTAGAGCCTCCCTATTCCCCACTGTGCTGTGCCTCAAAGCTCTCCAAACTCCACCTGTTCATgcagtggggaggagaggtgaCCCTGCATGCAGCTGCACAGGAGCATTCTTGGAAGGAGATCCAGAAGTTTCTCAAGAAGCATCTCATTCCAGTTGTGACCAGTCAActctga
- the BAAT gene encoding bile acid-CoA:amino acid N-acyltransferase produces MFQLTATPASALADEPVHIRVTGLPPLQIVTLTASLKDERGYVYQSKAFYKANEVGELDLMEAPSIGGDYVGVHPMGLFWSLKPEKVFRRLIKQDVMNSPFYVTLNLYDSVYVQVSTTDQPRASQTVQRWFSGPGVQRVQIQEGRVRGALFLPPGEGPFPGIMDLFGGRGGLVEFRASLLATHGFAVLALAYFGYEDLPKKLEEIDLEYFEEAANWLLAHPKIQKPGIGVISVSKGVEIALAMACFLKHVVATICINGPNAIYEFPLRYKDLVITPIPSFMERVQMDVLGAMRLRHYKGDARDELNQKSVLPIEKAQGAILFIVGDGDECMNSREYAEQALDQLRSHGRNNGRMLVYPGAGHLIEPPYTPLCYASAHRLGSGILLWGGDPVAHAAAQEHSWGEIQKFFREQLTQTRSKL; encoded by the exons ATGTTCCAGCTGACCGCCACCCCAGCAAGTGCCCTTGCAGATGAGCCAGTGCATATCCGAGTGACAGGCCTGCCCCCGTTGCAGATAGTGACCCTCACGGCATCCCTGAAGGATGAGAGAGGGTATGTGTACCAGTCTAAAGCCTTCTACAAGGCGAACGAGGTTGGTGAACTGGACCTAATGGAGGCTCCTTCAATTGGAGGCGACTATGTGGGGGTCCACCCGATGGGTCTCTTCTGGTCTCTGAAGCCCGAGAAGGTTTTCCGGAGGCTGATTAAGCAGGATGTGATGAACAGCCCCTTTTATGTCACTCTGAACCTATATGACTCAGTTTATGTGCAAGTTTCCACCACAGATCAGCCTAGGGCCAGCCAGACGGTACAGCGCTGGTTCTCAGGCCCTGGCGTACAGCGGGTGCAGATCCAAGAAGGTCGTGTGCGAGGAGCCCTTTTTCTCCCTCCAG GGGAAGGTCCTTTCCCAGGAATCATGGATTTGTTTGGGGGTAGAGGGGGTCTGGTTGAATTTCGGGCCAGTCTTTTGGCTACCCATGGCTTTGCGGTGTTGGCATTAGCATATTTTGGCTATGAAGATCTGCCTAAAAAACTGGAGGAGATTGACCTGGAATATTTTGAGGAAGCTGCTAACTGGCTATTAGCTCATCccaag ATCCAAAAGCCAGGAATCGGAGTGATCTCCGTGAGCAAAGGTGTAGAGATCGCGCTGGCCATGGCCTGCTTCCTGAAGCATGTGGTAGCCACCATCTGCATCAATGGGCCCAACGCCATCTATGAATTTCCGCTCAGGTACAAAGATCTGGTTATAACACCCATCCCCTCGTTTATGGAGCGCGTGCAGATGGACGTTTTAGGAGCTATGCGCCTCCGCCACTACAAGGGGGACGCCCGGGATGAACTGAATCAGAAGAGCGTGCTTCCCATCGAAAAGGCCCAGGGTGCGATTCTTTTCATTGTAGGAGACGGTGATGAATGCATGAATAGCAGGGAGTATGCTGAGCAGGCCTTGGACCAGCTGAGGAGCCATGGGAGAAACAATGGAAGGATGCTGGTATACCCCGGGGCGGGCCACCTCATAGAACCGCCCTACACACCCCTGTGTTATGCTTCCGCACACAGGCTCGGTTCCGGGATCCTGCTCTGGGGAGGGGACCCTGTTGCCCATGCGGCAGCCCAAGAGCACTCCTGGGGAGAGATCCAGAAATTCTTCAGGGAACAGCTTACTCAAACCAGAAGCAAACTCTGA